The following proteins are co-located in the Rippkaea orientalis PCC 8801 genome:
- a CDS encoding hydrogenase maturation protease codes for MLTIIGCGNLNRCDDAVGVIIAQKLQQFLQENPCPKIRIYDCGTAGMEVMFQARGSQQLIILDACSTNSEPGTIFEVPGQELEALPEPSYNLHDFRWDNALAIGRKIFQNDFPEEVTVYLIEAENLELGLQLSPIIEKSSQQVFEKLKQKILEFIAKTSID; via the coding sequence ATGTTAACTATTATTGGCTGTGGAAATCTTAATCGGTGTGATGATGCAGTGGGGGTTATTATTGCTCAAAAACTTCAACAATTTTTGCAAGAAAATCCTTGTCCTAAGATTCGTATCTATGACTGTGGAACAGCCGGAATGGAAGTTATGTTTCAAGCGAGGGGAAGTCAACAATTAATTATTCTTGATGCTTGTTCGACTAACTCTGAACCGGGAACGATTTTTGAAGTCCCTGGACAAGAATTAGAAGCGTTACCCGAACCCAGTTATAACTTACATGATTTTCGGTGGGATAATGCTTTAGCCATCGGAAGAAAGATTTTTCAAAATGATTTTCCTGAAGAGGTTACAGTTTATTTAATTGAAGCAGAAAATCTAGAACTCGGATTACAATTAAGTCCCATAATAGAAAAGTCTTCTCAACAGGTTTTTGAGAAATTAAAACAAAAAATTCTGGAATTTATTGCTAAAACTTCCATAGATTAA
- a CDS encoding tetratricopeptide repeat protein has translation MRQTELATPYRALECRPDSYYDWYQQGNLLRIQGHYREALISYEKALEYYPKDYWAWYKRGMTLEELGRYQEAVTSYENASEIQPNNYWAWYDQGCVYLEELQEYEKAIECFEKALTVYPNDYWAYYRKGEAYRLSGNYDQAIALFNKTLELRSGDYWACYRRGDCLRESGQLEAALQDYQTALEIKPHDYWAWYQKGQILQQLNQISEAIDCYEKALDAEPEDHYAWYHKACCEAQLEYFDQAIASLKKAINLYPEIYIESAKNNALFDSLWDDPNLVEFIDRYHQTHGNGNKSKQ, from the coding sequence ATGAGACAAACTGAGTTAGCCACCCCCTATCGCGCCCTAGAATGCCGTCCTGATAGCTATTATGACTGGTATCAGCAGGGAAATTTATTACGGATACAAGGACATTATCGAGAAGCGTTAATAAGTTACGAAAAAGCTTTAGAATATTATCCTAAAGACTATTGGGCTTGGTATAAACGGGGTATGACTTTAGAAGAATTAGGCCGCTATCAAGAAGCAGTGACGAGTTACGAAAACGCCTCAGAGATTCAACCCAACAATTATTGGGCTTGGTACGATCAAGGGTGCGTCTATCTCGAAGAACTTCAAGAGTACGAAAAAGCCATTGAATGCTTTGAAAAAGCTCTTACTGTTTATCCTAACGACTATTGGGCGTATTATCGCAAAGGAGAAGCTTATCGCTTGTCAGGAAACTATGACCAGGCGATCGCTCTTTTTAATAAAACCCTAGAACTGCGTTCAGGAGATTATTGGGCTTGCTATCGCCGGGGAGACTGTCTACGAGAGTCAGGACAACTCGAAGCGGCTTTACAGGACTATCAAACCGCGTTAGAGATTAAACCCCATGATTATTGGGCGTGGTATCAAAAAGGGCAAATTTTGCAACAATTGAACCAAATTTCTGAGGCTATTGATTGTTATGAAAAAGCCCTAGATGCTGAACCGGAAGACCACTATGCTTGGTATCATAAAGCTTGTTGTGAGGCTCAATTGGAGTATTTTGATCAGGCGATCGCTTCTTTGAAAAAAGCGATTAATCTCTATCCTGAAATCTATATCGAATCAGCGAAAAATAACGCTTTATTCGATAGTTTATGGGATGATCCTAACTTAGTAGAGTTCATTGATCGTTATCATCAAACTCATGGTAACGGTAACAAGTCAAAACAGTAA
- a CDS encoding YqeG family HAD IIIA-type phosphatase gives MSKTKLLQPDLVLGDNILGLTPEILAHYHIKGLVLDVDETLVPLKKAHVSEELRGWIESIKAQTPIWLVSNNISENRIGRIANSLNVPYLLGAVKPSRRKLRQAVQAMDLPMSRVAMVGDRLFTDVLAGNRLGMFTILVEPMVDAAIAARSYPIHNFEVWLSQKLGVSLMSSKPKFTKHDRSSPK, from the coding sequence ATGTCAAAGACAAAGTTATTACAGCCTGATTTAGTTTTAGGCGATAATATTCTCGGTTTAACGCCCGAAATTCTGGCACACTACCACATCAAAGGATTAGTCTTGGATGTAGACGAAACCCTAGTCCCTCTCAAAAAAGCCCACGTCTCTGAGGAACTTAGAGGTTGGATTGAGTCTATCAAAGCTCAAACCCCGATTTGGTTAGTCAGTAACAATATTAGTGAAAATCGCATTGGCAGAATTGCTAACTCCCTCAATGTTCCCTATCTATTAGGGGCGGTTAAACCTTCTCGGCGCAAGTTACGCCAAGCGGTTCAAGCGATGGATTTACCCATGAGTCGAGTGGCTATGGTAGGAGATCGCTTGTTTACGGATGTTTTGGCAGGAAATCGCTTAGGAATGTTTACAATTTTGGTTGAACCAATGGTAGACGCTGCAATAGCTGCGCGTTCCTATCCAATCCACAATTTTGAAGTCTGGTTATCCCAAAAATTGGGGGTGTCCCTCATGTCCTCGAAACCTAAGTTTACAAAACATGATCGATCATCACCAAAGTAA
- a CDS encoding ABC transporter permease subunit yields the protein MSGYIVFLATSAGLYAIFALGLNLQWGFTGLINFGVVAFMTMGAYTTALLTLKGTPIIIAVLIGAILSAILGLGIGLSTLRLREDYLAIVTIGVSELIRLIANNEEWLTGGTFGVRSYSLPLDIEPNFLIKFLLIIALTFLAIYAEWVLCRSLSEQWRQHKQIQGKSYQPRKPISLITWGIIGTILILLVYIPGIVALSNYTYKAGLMVLILAVLAIIYAGLEFLVHSPWGRILKAIREDEDVAKALGKNVLLYKLQSFMLGGAIAGIAGSFFAWQLTTIYPKSFEPLLTFNAWIIVVLGGAGSNAGTLLGAIIFWSYDSITRFLLPYFGIFDQSQAAAFRVMIIGLILMVLMVWRPQGILGKKEELTLGK from the coding sequence ATCAGTGGTTATATTGTTTTTCTGGCTACTTCAGCCGGACTTTATGCTATCTTTGCCCTAGGATTAAACTTACAATGGGGTTTCACTGGACTTATTAACTTTGGTGTAGTTGCTTTTATGACTATGGGGGCCTATACCACTGCTTTACTCACCCTTAAAGGAACTCCGATCATTATCGCTGTCTTGATAGGAGCTATTCTATCAGCTATCTTAGGATTAGGTATTGGGTTATCTACTCTGCGTTTAAGAGAAGATTATCTAGCTATTGTCACCATTGGGGTATCTGAATTAATTCGCCTAATTGCTAATAATGAAGAATGGCTAACAGGAGGAACTTTTGGGGTGAGAAGTTATTCCTTGCCTTTGGATATTGAACCCAATTTCTTGATTAAATTTCTATTAATTATTGCCTTGACTTTTTTGGCTATTTATGCTGAATGGGTACTGTGTCGGAGTCTTTCGGAACAATGGCGACAACATAAACAAATTCAAGGAAAAAGTTATCAACCCAGAAAACCCATAAGTTTGATTACTTGGGGTATTATAGGCACTATTTTAATCCTTTTAGTTTATATTCCAGGCATAGTCGCACTCTCTAACTATACTTATAAAGCTGGCTTAATGGTTTTAATATTAGCTGTTTTAGCTATCATTTATGCAGGGTTAGAGTTTTTAGTTCATTCTCCTTGGGGACGCATTCTAAAAGCCATTCGAGAAGATGAAGACGTTGCAAAAGCCTTGGGGAAAAATGTCCTTTTATATAAGTTACAGTCGTTTATGTTAGGAGGCGCGATCGCAGGTATTGCCGGGTCTTTCTTTGCTTGGCAATTAACCACAATTTACCCCAAAAGTTTTGAACCGTTATTAACTTTTAATGCTTGGATTATTGTCGTTTTAGGAGGCGCAGGAAGCAATGCTGGAACCCTGTTAGGAGCCATAATTTTCTGGTCTTATGATTCAATAACTCGCTTTCTTTTACCCTATTTTGGGATTTTTGATCAAAGTCAAGCAGCAGCTTTTCGAGTCATGATCATTGGTTTAATTTTAATGGTTTTGATGGTCTGGCGACCCCAAGGTATTTTAGGGAAAAAAGAAGAACTTACTCTCGGTAAGTGA
- a CDS encoding methyltransferase domain-containing protein, translating into MSVSLDQKIAEFYDASSELWEKIWGEHMHHGYYGRSGNYKINRRQAQIDLIEELLIWAKIKTVENLIDVGCGIGGSTLYLAEKFNAKATGITLSPVQASRATERAKNANLQETVLFQVADAQNMPFPDNNFDLVWSLESGEHMPDKTQFLQECYRVLKPGGTFIFATWCHRSTNSLAGELTPDEKRHLEEIYRVYCLPGVISLPEYETIAFDCGFKDIYSDDWSMAVAPFWDVVIDSALDIQAILGLLKSGWTTIEGALSLGLMSRGYQRGLIRFGLLCGKKD; encoded by the coding sequence ATGTCCGTTTCTCTTGACCAAAAGATCGCCGAATTTTATGACGCTTCCAGTGAATTGTGGGAGAAAATCTGGGGTGAACATATGCACCACGGTTACTATGGAAGGTCGGGAAATTATAAAATTAATCGCCGTCAAGCGCAAATCGATTTAATCGAAGAATTATTAATTTGGGCTAAGATTAAAACTGTAGAAAACCTCATTGATGTGGGGTGTGGGATTGGGGGAAGTACTTTATATTTAGCTGAAAAATTCAACGCCAAGGCAACGGGAATTACCCTTTCTCCGGTACAGGCTTCTAGAGCCACTGAAAGAGCCAAAAATGCCAATTTACAAGAAACCGTTCTATTTCAAGTGGCTGATGCCCAAAATATGCCCTTTCCTGACAATAATTTTGACCTGGTATGGTCACTAGAAAGTGGCGAACATATGCCCGATAAAACGCAATTTCTCCAAGAATGTTACCGCGTTCTTAAACCCGGAGGAACCTTTATTTTTGCCACTTGGTGTCATCGTTCCACTAATTCCCTAGCAGGAGAATTAACCCCTGATGAAAAACGCCATCTAGAAGAGATTTATCGGGTTTATTGCTTACCAGGTGTGATTTCTTTACCAGAGTATGAAACAATTGCTTTTGACTGTGGATTTAAAGATATTTATTCTGATGATTGGTCTATGGCCGTTGCTCCTTTTTGGGATGTTGTGATAGACTCAGCTTTAGATATTCAAGCAATTCTAGGTTTATTAAAAAGTGGTTGGACAACGATAGAAGGAGCTCTATCGTTAGGATTAATGAGTCGAGGTTATCAACGAGGATTAATTCGCTTTGGGTTACTCTGTGGAAAAAAGGATTAA
- a CDS encoding Rqc2 family fibronectin-binding protein — protein sequence MQSVDVTTLTAICRELQTHWLPSRVEQVYQRDRHTICLALRTLKKRGWLTISWHPQAARLCIGDPPPKTPDTFTFSDQLRHQLNGYALIALEMIAPWERVIDLQFAKRPGDPPVWHLFVEIMGKYSNVILTDAKHQIITVAHQVTANQSSVRTVETGQPYDFPPVLTGTLPKLDESQERWQERVSLIPGALQKQLLNSYRGLSPVVANLMIQKANLDPQQSTETLTENDWKILFQLWQTWLKILETGDFTPAWTKEGYTVLRWGMTQSVDTAQTLINRYYSDQSNQQNFQQLRHQLLQKIASILKKLRVKATTFKQRLQESTQADQYRQQADLLMAYLHLWEPGMQTITLEDFETEKPVKIALNPEKNGVQNAQFLYKQHQKLKRARNAVEPLLEEVQREIDYLEQVEASLTQLETYQSPEDWQTLQEIRDELIQQNYLSSGTQRTVSSSDESQPYQYLTPSGLAVWVGRNNRQNDLLTFRIAGDYDLWFHVQQNAGSHVLLRLEPGSQPTDADLQYAANWAAYYSRSRLSEQVPVVYTEPKNVYKPKGSKPGMVIYKRERLLWGQPHKIQAYLKNQG from the coding sequence ATGCAATCTGTTGATGTTACTACCCTAACTGCCATTTGTCGGGAATTGCAAACCCATTGGCTACCGTCCCGTGTTGAACAGGTTTATCAACGCGATCGCCACACCATTTGTCTTGCCCTACGAACCCTGAAAAAACGCGGTTGGTTAACCATTTCTTGGCATCCCCAAGCCGCTAGACTCTGTATCGGCGATCCTCCCCCAAAAACCCCCGATACCTTCACGTTTAGCGATCAATTGCGCCATCAACTCAACGGATATGCCCTCATTGCCCTAGAAATGATTGCCCCGTGGGAACGGGTTATCGATCTTCAATTTGCAAAACGCCCTGGAGATCCCCCCGTTTGGCATCTTTTTGTCGAAATTATGGGCAAATACAGTAATGTTATCCTTACAGATGCTAAACATCAGATTATCACCGTTGCTCACCAAGTGACGGCGAATCAATCGAGTGTTCGTACCGTAGAAACGGGGCAACCCTACGACTTTCCTCCGGTTTTAACGGGAACACTCCCTAAATTAGACGAATCTCAAGAACGTTGGCAAGAACGAGTTAGTTTAATTCCAGGGGCACTACAAAAGCAATTATTAAATAGTTATCGTGGATTAAGTCCTGTTGTGGCTAATTTAATGATTCAAAAAGCCAATTTAGACCCCCAACAATCCACAGAAACCTTAACCGAAAACGACTGGAAAATCCTTTTTCAATTGTGGCAAACTTGGCTAAAAATATTAGAAACAGGAGATTTTACTCCTGCCTGGACAAAGGAGGGTTATACCGTTTTAAGATGGGGAATGACGCAAAGTGTTGATACCGCACAAACCTTGATTAATCGTTATTATAGCGATCAAAGTAATCAACAAAATTTTCAACAATTACGCCATCAACTTTTACAAAAAATTGCCTCTATTCTCAAAAAATTACGAGTTAAAGCAACAACCTTTAAGCAACGTCTCCAAGAATCTACCCAAGCAGACCAATATCGCCAACAAGCCGATTTATTAATGGCGTATTTGCACCTCTGGGAACCTGGAATGCAAACGATTACTTTAGAGGATTTTGAAACAGAAAAGCCTGTCAAAATTGCTTTGAATCCTGAAAAAAATGGGGTACAAAATGCCCAATTTCTCTATAAACAACACCAAAAATTAAAACGAGCCCGCAACGCAGTAGAACCCTTATTAGAAGAAGTTCAAAGGGAAATAGACTATTTAGAGCAAGTAGAAGCAAGTTTAACTCAATTAGAGACGTATCAATCCCCTGAAGATTGGCAAACCTTGCAAGAAATTCGAGATGAACTGATTCAACAGAATTATCTTTCTTCGGGGACTCAACGAACGGTCAGTAGTTCAGATGAATCTCAACCCTATCAGTATTTGACTCCATCGGGGTTAGCAGTATGGGTAGGCCGCAATAACCGACAAAACGATCTTTTAACCTTCCGTATCGCAGGGGACTATGATTTGTGGTTTCATGTGCAACAAAATGCGGGCAGTCACGTCTTATTACGCTTAGAACCAGGAAGTCAACCAACGGACGCGGATTTACAATACGCAGCCAATTGGGCAGCCTATTATAGCCGTTCTCGGTTGAGTGAACAGGTTCCCGTCGTCTATACCGAACCCAAAAACGTCTATAAACCCAAAGGGTCTAAACCAGGGATGGTCATCTATAAACGAGAACGACTGCTCTGGGGACAGCCACATAAGATACAAGCTTATCTAAAAAATCAGGGTTAG
- a CDS encoding class I SAM-dependent methyltransferase has protein sequence MATILRNWSYRYQWLYDTISRLAALSVGGERRFRQLALQGLDITANTHILDLCCGGGQTTRFLLEKSPKVTGLDASATAIRRASQGVPQAQYVEGLAEKMPFSDNQFDLVHISVALHEMEPEQLKQILAEVYRVLKPGGMFALIDLHKPTNLLFWPPLAVFMLLFETHTAWQLLETDLGRQLESVGFQNYHQQLYGGGSLQVVQATK, from the coding sequence GTGGCAACGATTTTGAGAAACTGGAGTTATCGGTATCAGTGGCTCTATGATACCATTTCTCGTCTAGCTGCCCTGAGTGTTGGGGGAGAAAGACGATTTCGGCAACTGGCTTTGCAAGGTCTAGATATTACCGCGAATACCCACATTTTAGATTTATGTTGTGGGGGCGGTCAAACCACGCGCTTTTTACTGGAAAAGTCCCCCAAGGTGACGGGACTTGATGCTTCTGCTACGGCTATTCGTCGAGCAAGTCAAGGAGTTCCCCAAGCGCAATATGTAGAAGGGTTAGCCGAAAAGATGCCTTTTAGCGATAATCAGTTTGATTTAGTCCATATTAGCGTGGCTCTCCATGAAATGGAACCTGAGCAACTCAAACAAATTTTAGCAGAAGTTTACCGCGTTCTCAAGCCTGGAGGGATGTTTGCCTTAATTGATCTACACAAACCCACTAATCTCCTATTTTGGCCGCCTTTAGCCGTTTTTATGCTCTTATTTGAAACCCATACCGCTTGGCAACTCCTAGAAACGGACTTAGGGAGACAATTAGAGTCTGTCGGCTTTCAGAATTATCACCAACAACTTTATGGGGGAGGAAGTTTGCAAGTGGTTCAAGCAACAAAATAA
- the hemH gene encoding ferrochelatase: MDRVGVLLLNLGGPEQLEDVRPFLFNLFSDPEIIRLPFPWLQKPLAWLISSLRSEKSQENYKQIGGGSPLRKITEAQAEALEQRLAEIGHTAQIYIGMRYWHPFTEEAIARIKRDRLKNLVILPLYPQFSISTSGSSFRVLEEMWNADPQLKAINYTLIPSWYDDPRYLAAMADLIAQELDKCEEPNRVHIFFSAHGVPQSYVDEAGDPYQAEIEACTRLIMQTLNRPNDYTLAYQSRVGPVEWLKPYTEDALKELGEQGVQDLLVVPISFVSEHIETLQEIDIEYREVAEEAGIENFYRVPALNTHPVFIDSLAQLVTKSLQEPPCTFNQVIHPKENMKMYPQERWQWGLTTAAEVWNGRLAMVGFIALLIELISGHGPLHFVGLL; this comes from the coding sequence ATGGATCGTGTTGGGGTCTTATTACTAAATTTAGGGGGACCGGAACAATTAGAAGATGTTCGCCCCTTTTTATTTAATCTGTTTTCTGATCCAGAAATTATTCGGCTGCCCTTTCCTTGGCTACAAAAGCCGTTAGCTTGGTTAATTTCTAGCTTAAGAAGCGAAAAATCTCAGGAAAACTACAAACAAATTGGGGGAGGTTCTCCCTTAAGAAAGATTACCGAAGCACAAGCCGAAGCCCTAGAACAGAGATTAGCAGAAATTGGCCACACGGCACAGATTTATATTGGGATGCGCTATTGGCATCCCTTTACCGAAGAAGCGATCGCACGGATTAAACGCGATCGCCTCAAAAATTTGGTCATTCTTCCTCTCTATCCCCAATTTTCCATCAGTACCAGTGGCTCTAGCTTCCGTGTTCTCGAAGAAATGTGGAATGCTGATCCTCAACTCAAAGCTATCAATTACACCTTAATTCCTTCTTGGTACGATGATCCTAGGTATTTAGCAGCCATGGCTGATTTAATCGCCCAAGAACTCGATAAATGCGAAGAACCCAACAGAGTCCATATTTTCTTTAGTGCCCACGGGGTTCCCCAAAGTTATGTGGATGAAGCGGGAGATCCCTATCAAGCCGAAATTGAAGCTTGTACCCGCTTAATCATGCAAACCCTTAACCGTCCCAATGATTACACCCTAGCTTATCAAAGTAGGGTTGGTCCCGTGGAATGGCTTAAACCCTACACCGAGGACGCACTCAAGGAATTGGGAGAACAGGGAGTTCAAGATTTACTGGTAGTTCCTATTAGTTTTGTCTCTGAACATATCGAAACCTTACAAGAAATTGATATTGAATATCGAGAAGTGGCTGAAGAAGCAGGAATTGAAAATTTTTATCGCGTTCCTGCCTTAAATACCCATCCCGTTTTTATTGATTCTTTGGCGCAATTAGTGACAAAATCCCTTCAAGAACCCCCTTGTACTTTTAATCAGGTGATACACCCTAAAGAAAACATGAAAATGTATCCTCAAGAGCGTTGGCAATGGGGTCTGACAACCGCAGCAGAAGTCTGGAATGGACGATTAGCAATGGTGGGTTTTATTGCATTATTAATTGAGTTAATTAGTGGCCATGGCCCCTTACATTTTGTCGGATTACTTTAA
- a CDS encoding SGNH/GDSL hydrolase family protein, producing MKKELLLASFLTAGILLPSPATAAVFSTIYSFGDSLSDNGNVNQAVLQATGGTQTFPPSPPYDGGRFSNGLMWTELLAQQLGIPLVNFAFGGATTGSANTLDNTLPGIPLPGLEQQINNFVFNTPVADPNALYTIWVGANDYLPTNSIGFTPVATPTIPLTHIQEAVNSLVGIGAEQIMILNLPNLGEVPRTSFSLDGNCPVNNQFDADCLNDVTIAHNNGLVSLFSGLPPEVNIIPVDINSLVSDAIENPAQFGLTNVTDGCFNQITFAVCSNPDEYLFWDSQHPSATGHQLIAQLAFQSLGIPEPSAIAGLVAMGLMAVGTRVKGKR from the coding sequence ATGAAAAAAGAACTTTTGCTTGCCTCTTTTCTAACGGCTGGTATTCTATTGCCTTCCCCGGCAACAGCAGCCGTTTTTTCAACTATTTATAGTTTTGGGGACAGTTTATCCGATAACGGCAACGTTAACCAAGCTGTATTACAAGCAACAGGTGGAACCCAAACTTTTCCCCCTTCTCCTCCCTACGATGGAGGACGATTTTCTAATGGATTAATGTGGACAGAATTGTTAGCACAACAGTTAGGTATTCCTTTAGTCAATTTTGCGTTTGGGGGAGCAACCACAGGTTCTGCCAATACCCTAGATAATACATTACCCGGAATCCCTTTACCCGGGTTAGAACAACAGATTAATAATTTTGTCTTTAATACTCCTGTGGCTGATCCTAACGCACTGTATACCATTTGGGTAGGGGCTAATGATTATTTACCGACCAATAGTATAGGATTTACGCCTGTTGCTACGCCAACGATTCCCTTAACCCATATCCAAGAGGCTGTTAATAGTTTAGTGGGTATTGGTGCTGAACAAATCATGATTTTGAATTTACCCAACCTAGGAGAAGTGCCCAGAACAAGTTTTTCTTTAGATGGTAATTGTCCGGTTAATAATCAATTTGATGCTGATTGCTTGAATGATGTAACCATCGCTCATAATAATGGGTTAGTGAGTTTATTTTCAGGCTTACCCCCAGAGGTTAATATTATTCCGGTTGATATTAATAGTTTAGTCAGTGATGCTATTGAAAATCCCGCACAATTTGGCTTAACGAATGTTACTGATGGTTGTTTCAATCAAATCACGTTTGCTGTTTGTAGTAATCCCGATGAATATTTATTCTGGGATAGTCAACATCCCTCAGCAACAGGACATCAGTTGATTGCACAATTAGCCTTTCAATCATTAGGTATTCCTGAACCAAGTGCGATCGCCGGATTAGTAGCTATGGGATTAATGGCAGTTGGAACGAGAGTCAAGGGTAAACGGTAG
- a CDS encoding DUF790 family protein, whose product MLPSDLLIYRYSGESIVPKRLPLDHSAIALACEQIDCFQGSLGGTYSQLNQKLLDLEGDNPNYRVKRGLAQLLKNHFSTFEIVSPLEPKLLRQKVFSRAAELVPIPANRCHLLENMASLLSEELHREVLPSEIEQGLYADLQENRILTSFEAPSPDELIHRYNLAQVQGIFYRSTYITLNAHRNDPGEYKLLFRYLKLFQLMSYIEGDADTGFTITIDGPTSLFKANTRYGLALAKMIPALLHVSKWSLKTKLQIKDTYTGTTKTSYFSLDDHCGLVTHYSKGKTYDSMLEESFAQRWAKLKTEWRLEREVELIPLPGSVMIPDFRLVHPDGRDFLLEIVGYWRPEYLQKKFYQVRNSDVNNLILAISERLNLDKAGVDFSDTPARLIWFKDKLSPKDVLNLLEN is encoded by the coding sequence ATGTTGCCTTCTGACTTACTGATTTATCGCTATAGTGGGGAATCGATCGTGCCTAAACGATTACCCTTAGATCATAGCGCGATCGCCCTGGCTTGTGAACAAATTGATTGTTTTCAAGGTAGTCTAGGAGGGACTTATAGTCAACTCAATCAAAAACTGTTGGACTTAGAAGGGGATAATCCTAATTATCGAGTTAAACGGGGGTTAGCCCAACTCCTTAAAAATCATTTTTCTACCTTTGAAATTGTTAGTCCTCTTGAGCCAAAATTACTCCGACAAAAAGTCTTTAGTCGCGCCGCAGAATTAGTTCCGATTCCCGCTAATCGTTGCCATCTTTTAGAAAATATGGCTAGTCTATTAAGTGAGGAATTACATCGAGAAGTGTTACCCAGTGAAATTGAACAAGGATTGTATGCAGATTTACAAGAAAATCGCATTTTAACGAGTTTTGAAGCCCCCAGTCCTGACGAGTTAATTCATCGATATAATTTAGCCCAAGTCCAGGGCATTTTTTATCGTTCTACTTATATTACCCTGAATGCCCATCGTAATGATCCAGGGGAATATAAATTACTGTTTCGCTATCTAAAATTATTCCAATTAATGTCCTATATTGAAGGAGATGCCGATACGGGTTTTACCATTACCATTGATGGTCCAACGAGTTTATTTAAAGCCAATACTCGCTATGGATTAGCCTTAGCTAAGATGATACCTGCTCTCTTGCACGTTAGTAAATGGAGTCTCAAAACCAAGTTACAAATTAAAGATACTTATACAGGAACAACCAAAACCAGTTATTTTAGTTTAGATGATCACTGCGGGTTAGTGACCCATTATTCTAAGGGAAAAACCTATGATAGTATGCTGGAGGAATCCTTTGCTCAACGATGGGCTAAATTAAAGACCGAATGGCGTTTAGAACGGGAAGTTGAGTTAATCCCTTTACCGGGGAGTGTGATGATTCCTGACTTTCGGTTAGTTCACCCCGATGGACGGGATTTCTTATTAGAAATTGTCGGTTATTGGCGACCCGAATATCTCCAAAAGAAGTTTTATCAAGTGCGTAATTCTGATGTTAATAATCTCATTTTAGCGATTTCGGAACGATTAAATTTAGACAAAGCCGGGGTCGATTTTAGTGATACTCCAGCGCGTCTGATTTGGTTTAAAGACAAGTTAAGTCCGAAGGATGTATTAAACCTGTTGGAAAATTGA
- the hisA gene encoding 1-(5-phosphoribosyl)-5-[(5-phosphoribosylamino)methylideneamino]imidazole-4-carboxamide isomerase — MDVIPAIDLLDGRCVRLYQGDYQQSQVYNDNPVEVARQWADQGATYLHLVDLDGAKQGKPVNLASIEAIIRGISIPVQVGGGLRDRASIVQLFNLGVDRAIVGTVAVENPTLVKELCAEFPRKIAVGIDARNGKVATRGWLETSEVIATELAQEMAQLGAAAIIYTDIHRDGTLSGPNREALRELASNIEIPVIASGGISSLTDLLGLLSLEPLGVTGVIVGKALYTGDVDLSEALRAIGPGRWQDVPPDIDSSLFG, encoded by the coding sequence ATGGATGTTATTCCCGCGATCGACCTACTGGATGGACGCTGTGTCCGTTTATATCAAGGCGATTACCAGCAATCCCAAGTCTATAATGATAATCCCGTCGAAGTTGCCCGTCAATGGGCTGATCAAGGGGCAACCTATCTCCATTTAGTGGATCTTGATGGAGCAAAACAGGGCAAACCCGTCAATTTAGCCAGTATTGAAGCAATTATTAGAGGAATTTCTATCCCAGTTCAAGTGGGGGGAGGATTACGCGATCGCGCTAGTATTGTTCAATTATTTAATCTTGGGGTTGATCGGGCTATCGTGGGAACGGTAGCCGTGGAAAATCCCACCTTAGTCAAGGAATTGTGTGCTGAATTTCCTCGAAAAATTGCGGTTGGTATCGATGCGCGTAACGGGAAAGTGGCCACGCGAGGCTGGTTAGAAACCTCAGAAGTGATAGCAACCGAATTAGCCCAAGAAATGGCGCAATTAGGGGCAGCAGCGATTATTTATACCGATATTCACCGCGATGGGACGTTAAGTGGTCCCAATCGAGAAGCCTTACGAGAATTAGCGAGTAATATTGAGATTCCCGTGATTGCATCGGGAGGAATTAGTTCTTTAACGGACTTATTGGGCTTATTATCCCTAGAACCCTTGGGGGTAACGGGGGTCATTGTGGGAAAAGCCTTGTATACAGGGGATGTGGATTTATCCGAAGCGTTGCGGGCGATCGGACCCGGACGGTGGCAAGATGTTCCCCCAGATATCGATTCTTCACTATTTGGTTAA